The proteins below are encoded in one region of Mycobacteriales bacterium:
- a CDS encoding helix-turn-helix domain-containing protein, translating to MDEDDLRQLPVVVDLVTAAAVLGIGRTTAYELVRTGRWPTPVLRLGSRIRVPTAALRELLSLSTVGPDVQTRVAVER from the coding sequence GTGGATGAGGACGACCTGCGCCAGCTGCCGGTAGTGGTGGATCTGGTGACCGCGGCGGCGGTCCTCGGCATCGGCCGGACCACCGCCTACGAGCTGGTACGTACCGGTCGCTGGCCGACCCCGGTCCTGCGCCTCGGCAGCCGCATCCGGGTGCCGACGGCCGCGCTCCGCGAGCTGCTCAGCCTGTCCACAGTCGGCCCCGACGTGCAGACGCGGGTCGCCGTCGAGCGGTAG